A window of Aurantibacillus circumpalustris genomic DNA:
AGCCAATTTTTTGTTTGTTTGACGTAAAAATAGAGTAAAAGTTTAATTTTGGTCAAAAAATAAATGGACCTTCTCGATAAATTAAGAAAATACGAAAACCTCCACATCATTTTTTGGCTAATTAAGGACACATGCTGGATGCTTGAATTTAAGTGGTTAGGCACGTTTGTTATGATTCCCACACTTTTTCTTGCCCTATTTATCATCTTTAAGAGCATAAAAACGAAGGAGCTATTTTTAAATACAGCCATATTCTTTTGGATATCCGCAAACAGCTTCTGGATGATGATGGAGTTTTTCAACCACGATCATTACAAGAATTTCGCGGGAATTCCTTTTGGTTTAGGTTTTATTTTTATTGGCGTTTTTTACTGGAAAACATACAAATTAAACCAAAGCATTTCCTAAACATTTTTATCTTAAAACTCAATGCTACGGTTGAGTTTTGTTGCAATCCTCTTTTCATGGAGCTCGAACTGAATAAATTCACGTTTAATAGCGTGTTTTGGCTAAAAAAAGTCGAAAAATTGCCTTAATTCTGTTAAATTTATGGCTCTAAAAGATTGATGATGATAGAAACAAAACCTTACCAAACTAAACATAAAATTCGTATAGTAACCGCTGCTGCTTTATTTGATGGGCATGATGCGGCAATAAATATTATGCGCCGCGTAATGCAAAGTACAGGTGCTGAAATTATACATTTAGGTCACGATCGCAGCGTACAAGAAATTGTTGATTGCGCTATTCAGGAAGATGCCAATGCTATTGCCATTACAAGTTATCAAGGTGGACACAATGAGTATTTTAAATACATGTACGATCTTTTAAAAGAAAGGGGTTGTAGTCATATTAAAATCTTCGGTGGTGGTGGTGGAACCATTTTACCTTCAGAAATAGAAGAACTTCATAATTATGGAATCACACGCATTTATCATCCTGATGATGGACGTTCTCTTGGGCTTCAAGGCATGATAAACGATGTTCTAAAACAAAGTGATTATGCAACAGGAACTAACCTTAACGGCGAGGTAAAACATTTAAAGTCTAGTGATCATAAATCAATAGCAAAATTAATTTCGGCAGCAGAAAATTTTAATGAAGAAAGTAAAGCGGTTTTAGATCCTATTCGTAAAGAAGCAAAAACTTCTACAACTCCTGTTATTGGTATCACAGGTACTGGAGGTGCGGGAAAATCTTCGTTAGTCGATGAGTTAGTTCGTCGTTTCTTGTTAGATTTTCCTGATAAAAAAATCGGAATCGTTTCCGTTGATCCAAGTAAACGTAAAACTGGCGGCGCACTTTTAGGCGATAGAATTCGCATGAATTCAATAAAGAACCAACGTGTTTACATGCGCTCCTTAGCAACTCGTCAGAGTAATTTGGCCTTGTCTAAATACGTTCAGGATGCTATTGATATTCTTAAGGTTTCTGGTTTTGATTTAGTAATTATCGAAACAGCTGGTATTGGTCAAAGTGATACAGAAATTATTGAACACAGTAATATGAGTCTGTATATCATGACTCCAGAGTTTGGCGCCGCATCTCAGTTAGAAAAAATTGACATGCTTGAATTTGCCGACATTGTTGCCATAAACAAATTTGATAAACGTGGTGCGCTTGATGCCTTGCGTGATGTAAAAAAACAATACAAACGCAATCATAATTTGTGGGAAGCAAAAGACGAAGAGCTACCAGTATATGGTACCATTGCATCTCAGTTCAACGACCCGGGAACCAACACGCTTTACAAAGCTTTAATGGATAAACTGGTTGAAAAAACTGGTGCGAAATTAAAATCCACTTTTAAAGTAACGGATGAAATGAGCGAGAAGATTTACATTATTCCGCCGAACCGTACGCGCTATTTAAGTGAAATTTCAGAAGCGTCACGCACCTACGATAAATGGGTAAACGATCAAGCTACAATCGCTATTCAAATTCAGAGTATTCGTAATACGATTGATACACTTAAAACTTCTAAAATGGAAGATAAGGATCGTGTCATTAAAAGTTTAGAAGAGCAATCAGAAATTATTCGTTTGGATTTGGATCCACGCAATTTAAAAACACTAGAAACCTTTGACGAAAAGAAAAAACTTTACATCGATGAGTATTACATTTTTAAAGTTCGTAACAAAGAAATAAAAATTAAAACCCATTATGAGAGTTTATCACATTCTCAAATACCAAAAGTCTCTGTACCAAAATATTCTGGCTGGGGAGATATTTTAAAATGGAGTTTGCGCGAAAATTTTCCAGGAGAATTTCCATACACCTCAGGAATTTATCCTTTCAAGCGTGAAGGAGAAGATCCTACACGTATGTTTGCTGGTGAAGGTGGACCCGAAAGAACCAACAAACGTTTTCATTATGTAAGTAAAGGTTTGCCTGCCGCACGTCTCAGCACAGCGTTTGACAGTGTAACGCTTTACGGAAACGATCCCGATCACCGTCCAGATATTTAT
This region includes:
- a CDS encoding methylmalonyl-CoA mutase family protein, producing the protein MMIETKPYQTKHKIRIVTAAALFDGHDAAINIMRRVMQSTGAEIIHLGHDRSVQEIVDCAIQEDANAIAITSYQGGHNEYFKYMYDLLKERGCSHIKIFGGGGGTILPSEIEELHNYGITRIYHPDDGRSLGLQGMINDVLKQSDYATGTNLNGEVKHLKSSDHKSIAKLISAAENFNEESKAVLDPIRKEAKTSTTPVIGITGTGGAGKSSLVDELVRRFLLDFPDKKIGIVSVDPSKRKTGGALLGDRIRMNSIKNQRVYMRSLATRQSNLALSKYVQDAIDILKVSGFDLVIIETAGIGQSDTEIIEHSNMSLYIMTPEFGAASQLEKIDMLEFADIVAINKFDKRGALDALRDVKKQYKRNHNLWEAKDEELPVYGTIASQFNDPGTNTLYKALMDKLVEKTGAKLKSTFKVTDEMSEKIYIIPPNRTRYLSEISEASRTYDKWVNDQATIAIQIQSIRNTIDTLKTSKMEDKDRVIKSLEEQSEIIRLDLDPRNLKTLETFDEKKKLYIDEYYIFKVRNKEIKIKTHYESLSHSQIPKVSVPKYSGWGDILKWSLRENFPGEFPYTSGIYPFKREGEDPTRMFAGEGGPERTNKRFHYVSKGLPAARLSTAFDSVTLYGNDPDHRPDIYGKVGNSGVSVCCLDDAKKLYSGFNLADPKTSVSMTINGPAATIAAFFMNAAIDQQCELYIKENKLEKEIEKKIADIYKAKGTKRPKYNLDELPEGNNGLGLMLLGVTGDMVLPKDVYEKIKVHTLSQVRGTVQADILKEDQAQNTCIFSTEFSLRVMGDVQQYFIDNNVRNFYSVSISGYHIAEAGANPISQLAFTLSNGFTFVEYYLSRGMNINDFAPNLSFFFSNGIDPEYSVIGRVSRRIWAKAMKQKYGANDRSQMLKYHIQTSGRSLHAQEIDFNDIRTTLQALYAIYDNCNSLHTNAYDEAITTPTEESVRRAMAIQLIINRELGLAKNENPLQGAFIIEELTDLVEEAVLSEFDRITERGGVLGAMETMYQRSKIQEESLYYETLKHNGEYPLIGVNTFLNSKGSPTVLPREVIRSTTEEKEDQINTRNSLWETNKDKSAAILKTLQHKAIQNENLFEGLMEAVKYCSLGQITNALFEVGGQYRRNM